The following proteins come from a genomic window of Corallococcus sp. NCRR:
- a CDS encoding sterol desaturase family protein yields MLLAPARRIDLGKRAGVTGGLLGVLCVVAEFCFLFPHVLVSNDGRAFYVEHLEVFRGILQVSIVATFLLGTFSVMTLRSKAHGGIAMVLAMVALLLGGSEAEPLTHTPRAMSAGLDFFALDLLVLGLVFIPMERLWGLHEQKIFRTGWQTDLKHFFVSHVGVQLISFAVLIPVQVFLSWAVKLDFQAHVAAQPIWLQFFEILLVIDLVSYWVHRAFHTFGWMWNFHAIHHSPLQMDWLASSRSHLVDTLVNRFAGFVPVFLLGFHPSAIYGYLVFVSFHAVYIHANVNHRWPYLRWIFATPEFHHWHHTSDDEGIDKNFAVFLSFIDVIFGTAHMPAHWPSKYGTTKFQPPETYLGQLAYPFKRHQETPYG; encoded by the coding sequence ATGCTTCTTGCTCCCGCCCGGCGCATCGACCTGGGCAAGCGCGCCGGTGTCACCGGCGGGCTGTTGGGCGTGCTCTGCGTGGTCGCGGAGTTCTGCTTCCTGTTCCCCCACGTGCTCGTGTCAAACGATGGCCGGGCCTTCTACGTGGAGCATCTGGAGGTCTTCCGGGGCATCCTCCAGGTGTCCATCGTCGCCACCTTCCTGCTGGGCACCTTCAGCGTGATGACCCTGCGCTCCAAGGCGCACGGCGGCATCGCCATGGTGCTGGCGATGGTGGCGCTGCTTCTGGGGGGCAGCGAGGCGGAGCCCCTGACGCACACGCCACGCGCGATGAGCGCGGGCCTGGACTTCTTCGCGTTGGACCTGCTGGTGCTCGGGCTCGTGTTCATTCCCATGGAGCGGCTGTGGGGGCTGCACGAGCAGAAGATCTTCCGCACCGGCTGGCAGACGGACCTCAAGCACTTCTTCGTCAGCCACGTGGGCGTGCAGCTCATCTCCTTCGCGGTGCTCATCCCCGTGCAGGTGTTCCTGTCCTGGGCCGTGAAGCTCGACTTCCAGGCGCACGTGGCCGCGCAGCCCATCTGGTTGCAGTTCTTCGAAATCCTGCTCGTCATCGACCTGGTGAGCTACTGGGTGCACCGGGCCTTCCACACCTTCGGGTGGATGTGGAACTTCCACGCCATCCACCACTCGCCGCTGCAGATGGACTGGCTGGCCAGCTCGCGCAGCCACCTGGTGGACACCCTGGTCAACCGCTTCGCGGGCTTCGTGCCGGTGTTCCTCCTGGGCTTCCACCCGTCCGCCATCTACGGCTACCTCGTCTTCGTGTCGTTCCACGCGGTGTACATCCACGCCAACGTCAACCACCGCTGGCCCTACCTGCGCTGGATCTTCGCCACGCCGGAGTTCCACCACTGGCACCACACGTCGGATGACGAAGGCATCGACAAGAACTTCGCCGTCTTCCTGTCCTTCATCGACGTCATCTTCGGCACCGCGCACATGCCGGCCCACTGGCCCTCGAAGTACGGGACCACGAAGTTCCAGCCGCCGGAGACCTACCTGGGACAGCTGGCGTACCCGTTCAAGCGCCATCAAGAGACGCCCTACGGGTAG
- a CDS encoding dienelactone hydrolase family protein, which produces MTPPAPEPTADDPLDDFERRTITLQSTPRAVYVAGRGPAVIVMAEMPGISPHVARFARWVRDAGFTVYMPSLFGRDGAYPRAEAGLAVMKRACVSAEFRAFAANASSPVTQWLRALASLAHQECGGPGVGAIGMCFTGNFALSMMLEPAVLAPVLCQPSLPLDAPGAIQIAPEEAAAVKERLEREDLTVLAYRFDGDRFCTAQRFAAYAEALGPRFQPRVLPSSSANPSPPPFFERIVGGAHSVVTAHLIDAAGEPTLAARDEILSFFARRLREAPVKKTL; this is translated from the coding sequence ATGACTCCTCCCGCACCCGAGCCCACCGCCGACGATCCCCTGGATGACTTCGAGCGACGCACCATCACGCTCCAGTCGACCCCGCGCGCCGTCTACGTCGCCGGAAGAGGTCCCGCGGTCATCGTCATGGCCGAGATGCCCGGCATCAGCCCTCACGTCGCGCGCTTCGCACGCTGGGTCCGGGACGCCGGCTTCACGGTCTACATGCCGTCGTTGTTCGGGAGGGATGGGGCCTATCCGCGGGCGGAGGCGGGGCTCGCCGTGATGAAACGGGCCTGCGTGAGCGCGGAGTTCCGCGCGTTCGCGGCGAATGCGTCAAGCCCCGTGACGCAGTGGCTGCGTGCGCTCGCGAGCCTCGCGCACCAGGAATGTGGAGGACCCGGCGTCGGCGCCATCGGCATGTGCTTCACCGGCAACTTCGCGCTCAGCATGATGCTCGAGCCCGCGGTGCTGGCGCCCGTCCTGTGCCAGCCCTCGCTGCCGCTCGACGCTCCAGGAGCGATTCAAATCGCCCCCGAGGAGGCCGCGGCCGTGAAGGAGCGGCTCGAGCGTGAGGACCTGACGGTGCTCGCCTACCGCTTCGACGGCGATCGCTTCTGCACGGCGCAGCGCTTCGCCGCGTACGCCGAAGCGCTGGGGCCTCGCTTCCAGCCCCGGGTGCTGCCGTCGTCGTCCGCGAACCCCAGTCCCCCACCCTTCTTCGAGCGGATCGTTGGCGGCGCGCACAGCGTCGTGACCGCGCACCTCATCGACGCGGCCGGAGAGCCGACCCTCGCGGCACGGGATGAAATCCTGTCCTTCTTCGCGCGGAGGCTCCGTGAGGCCCCAGTGAAGAAGACACTCTGA
- a CDS encoding GlxA family transcriptional regulator — MIWHVVLDGVAEGPLGVGLDVINTAARLLESGLVPGAPRANPLRQRVVSLDGRPVRSGTGRPVCVDGALSLRSVKAGDVLLVPGLSAASERAVEQLLSRSDTARGMELLARAAAKGARVAASCSATFVLAAAGLLDGLNATTTWWLVPSFVRRFPQVTVRADRMVIESDGVLTAGSAFAHADLMLAIVARVASPSLAHLVARYLVLDERVSQSRYMVMEHLRVSDPALRSVERFIAANLGRQLSLAELARAAATSPRTLARRVQAGLGMTPLEFVQRVRVAHASHLLETTRDSVDDVAARVGYADAAAFRRVYRRYAGESPRGRRPGPRPSRATRRASLDGA; from the coding sequence ATGATCTGGCATGTCGTGCTGGATGGCGTGGCCGAGGGCCCGCTGGGTGTCGGCCTCGATGTGATCAACACGGCCGCGCGCCTGCTGGAATCAGGCCTCGTCCCGGGCGCTCCCCGCGCGAACCCGCTGCGTCAACGCGTGGTGTCGCTGGACGGCCGCCCGGTCCGCTCCGGCACGGGGCGCCCTGTCTGCGTGGATGGCGCGCTCAGCCTGCGAAGCGTGAAGGCGGGAGATGTGCTGCTGGTGCCCGGACTCTCCGCGGCCAGCGAGCGCGCCGTCGAACAGTTGCTCTCCCGCTCCGACACCGCGCGCGGCATGGAGCTGCTCGCGCGAGCGGCGGCGAAGGGGGCCAGGGTCGCGGCATCGTGCTCGGCGACCTTCGTCCTGGCGGCGGCGGGGCTCCTCGACGGACTCAACGCGACGACGACCTGGTGGCTGGTGCCCTCGTTCGTGCGCCGCTTCCCCCAGGTCACCGTCCGCGCGGACCGGATGGTCATCGAGAGTGACGGCGTCCTCACCGCGGGTTCAGCCTTCGCGCACGCTGACTTGATGCTGGCCATCGTCGCGCGCGTCGCGAGCCCGTCACTGGCGCACCTGGTGGCCCGCTACCTCGTGCTGGATGAGCGCGTCTCTCAGTCCCGATACATGGTGATGGAGCACCTGCGCGTCTCGGACCCGGCGCTGCGCTCGGTCGAACGGTTCATCGCCGCGAACCTCGGCCGGCAGTTGTCGTTAGCGGAACTCGCCCGCGCCGCCGCCACGTCCCCGCGCACGCTCGCGCGGCGGGTCCAGGCGGGCCTGGGCATGACGCCGCTCGAGTTCGTGCAGCGGGTCCGCGTGGCGCATGCCTCCCACCTGTTGGAGACGACCCGGGACTCGGTCGATGACGTCGCGGCGCGGGTGGGCTACGCCGACGCGGCTGCCTTTCGGCGCGTCTACCGGCGATACGCCGGCGAGAGCCCCCGCGGCAGACGGCCAGGGCCCAGGCCTTCACGGGCTACCCGTAGGGCGTCTCTTGATGGCGCTTGA